From Camelina sativa cultivar DH55 chromosome 20, Cs, whole genome shotgun sequence, the proteins below share one genomic window:
- the LOC104769744 gene encoding paired amphipathic helix protein Sin3-like 1: protein MNRTGDLSVTSNVQHVRTSTYSQARLFVLEVEETFHDEKDKFETFLNIVKEWKQGRRDMPNYATFVARAKQLFNGHNNLIIRFNTFLLREHRISLEDENDSEEECSVMSTATDY from the exons ATGAATCGGACTGGTGATTTAAGTGTAACTTCAAACGTGCA GCATGTAAGAACAAGCACATATAGTCAAGCTAGGTTATTCGTTCTGGAAGTGGAAGAGACGTTTCATGATGAAAAGGACAAATTTGAAACCTTCCTTAACATAGTGAAAGAGTGGAAACAAGG AAGGAGAGACATGCCTAATTATGCTACTTTCGTTGCTCGAGCGAAGCAGTTGTTTAATGGACACAATAACTTAATCATCAGATTTAACACCTTTTTGCTACGTGAGCATCGAATATCTCTTGAGGATGAGAATGACAGTGAGGAAGAATGCTCAGTTATGTCAACCGCAACAGACTATTGA
- the LOC104769745 gene encoding beta-glucuronosyltransferase GlcAT14B, translating to MKKLLSKMKKLKSYYMQVRHQQQSLDRRWILPLAIGSVCSLFLLLLTNLASSSSQTRLIPFSVYGFRSSSVFVESKINPVSVSVSLSVSPPPPPRLAYLISGSSGDGQMLKRTLLALYHPNNQYVVHLDRESSPAERLDLSCFVANQTLFRRFSNVRMIVKANFVTYRGPTMVANTLHAAAILLREGGDWDWFINLSASDYPLVTQDDLLHTFSYLPRDLNFIDHTSNIGWKESHRAKPIIIDPGLYMSKKSDVFWVSQKRSMPTAFKLFTGSAWMMLSRPFVDYFIWGWDNLPRIVLMYYANFLSSPEGYFHTVICNAREFTNTTVNGDLHFISWDNPPKQHPHHLTLDDFQRMVDSNAPFARKFRRDEPVLDKIDSELLSRSHGMVTPGGWCIGTRENGSDPCTEIGDTSVIKPGLGAKRVEKLITYLLSTENFRPRQCR from the exons ATGAAAAAGCTACTATCgaagatgaagaaattgaagagctaTTACATGCAAGTTCGTCACCAGCAACAATCACTAGACCGGAGATGGATTCTTCCATTAGCGATTGGATCCGTTTgttctctcttcctcttattACTAACAAACTTAGCTTCTTCCTCTAGTCAAACTCGTTTGATTCCTTTCTCAGTCTACGGGTTTAGATCCTCCTCCGTCTTCGTCGAATCCAAGATTAATCCAGTATCCGTCTCCGTCTCCCTCTCCgtctctcctcctccaccgcctcGTCTCGCTTACCTGATCTCCGGCTCTTCCGGTGACGGTCAGATGCTTAAACGAACTTTGCTGGCGCTTTACCATCCGAACAACCAGTACGTTGTTCATCTCGATCGGGAATCTTCTCCGGCGGAACGGTTAGATCTAAGTTGTTTCGTAGCGAATCAAACTCTGTTTCGAAGATTTTCAAATGTTCGGATGATTGTTAAAGCTAATTTCGTTACGTATCGTGGTCCGACTATGGTTGCTAATACACTTCACGCTGCTGCGATTTTGCTTCGTGAAGGTGGTGATTGGGATTGGTTTATCAATCTCAGTGCTTCTGATTATCCTCTCGTCACTCAAGATg ATCTGTTGCATACGTTTTCGTATCTCCCTCGGGATCTTAATTTCATCGATCATACGAGCAACATTGGCTGGAAAGA GTCTCATCGAGCGAAGCCGATAATTATTGATCCTGGTTTGTATATGTCAAAGAAATCAGATGTTTTCTGGGTTTCACAGAAGAGAAGTATGCCTACAGCTTTCAAACTCTTCACAG GATCTGCGTGGATGATGTTATCTAGACCATTTGTGGATTATTTCATATGGGGATGGGACAATCTTCCTCGGATTGTATTAATGTACTATGCGAACTTCCTCTCTTCACCAGAAGGCTACTTCCACACTGTGATCTGCAACGCTCGTGAGTTTACGAACACAACAGTGAACGGTGACCTGCATTTTATCTCATGGGACAATCCTCCGAAGCAACATCCTCACCATCTCACACTCGATGATTTCCAGAGAATGGTGGACAGTAACGCTCCTTTCGCTAGGAAATTCCGTAGAGATGAGCCTGTGCTCGATAAGATTGATTCTGAACTCTTGTCTCGGAGTCACGGGATGGTCACTCCTGGTGGTTGGTGTATTGGTACGAGGGAAAACGGAAGCGATCCGTGTACGGAGATTGGTGATACTTCCGTTATTAAACCTGGTCTTGGAGCTAAACGTGTCGAGAAACTCATAACCTATTTGTTATCAACTGAGAATTTCAGACCACGGCAATGCAGGTAA
- the LOC104769741 gene encoding paired amphipathic helix protein Sin3-like 2 has protein sequence MKRIRDDLYATGSQFKRPSGSSRGESYGQSPVPGNGGTGGGSIADGEVSNQKLTTDDALTYLKEVKEMFQDQRDKYDMFLEVMKDFKAQRTDTSGVIARVKELFKGHNNLIFGFNTFLPKGFEITLDEEEEEPPPRKTVEFEEAISFVNKIKKRFQHDELVYRSFLDILNMYRKDNKDITEVYNEVSTLFEDHSDLLEEFTRFLPDSLAPHTAAQLLRSQAQRYDDRRSGPPLVRRMFMDKDRRRERVVASWGDRDHSVDRSDLNDDKATVKMHRDQRKRIDKDNRERRSRDFEDGEAEQDNLQHFSEKRKSSRKAEGFEAYSGPASNSEKNNLKSMCNQAFVFCEKVKERLCSQEDYQSFLRCLNIFSKGIIQKKDLQNLVSDLLGKFPDLMDEFNQFFERCESIDGFQHLAGVMSKKSLSSEEQVSRSVKGEEKEREHKRDLEAAKEKERSKDKYMGKSIQELDLSDCERCTPSYRLLPPDYPTPSVRHRQKSGAAVLNDHWVSVTSGSEDYSFKHMRRNQYEESLFRCEDDRFELDMLLESVGSAAKSTEELLNIIIEKKISLEGSFRIEDHLSALNLRCIERLYGDHGLDVTDMIRKNPASALPVILTRLKQKQDEWTKCREGFNVVWADVYAKNHYKSLDHRSFYFKQQDSKNLSAKALVSEIKDLKEKSQKEDDVLLSISAGYRQPIITQLEYEYIDRTIHEDLFKLVQFSCEEICSSKEQIGKVLRLWANFVELMLGVPSRAKGSDSVEVVVETKHHSAFTSKAANVSSDAIGLVSRKLNLAANGDEHASSGVSKNGRTGLLNKDSSGKEIRKDVDPANKDVATCAENPQKDQEIGNGADKGSGDVDERVATSCAAVPSAVENNNGKVRSGDSSEGILSKPSEAIDKVDTIQRTQGDAIGRTIVSANGVQSDASKANSNYDESGGPAKIEKEEGELSPIGDSEDNFVVYEDHDVNATAKPEHIVEAEGENDEDADAEEENDEDADGEDGDDASEAGEDASGTESIGDECSQEDNGVEEEGEHDEIDGKAESEGEAEGMESHLIEEDKGLFPSSERVLLSVKPLSKHVAAAALLDERNKECRVFYANEDFYVLFRLHRFLYERILSAKRYCTGGETKLRNTKDKNSPDHYARFMNALFSLLNGSTDNSKFEDECRAIIGNQSYVLFTLEKLIYKLVKQLQAVVADDMDNKLLQLYEYENSRKHGRVIDSVYYENARILLHEENIYRLECSSSPPCLSIQLMDNITEKPEASAVTMDPTFASYLKNEFLSNSSGKKELQDIVLQRNIRGYSGLDDLAVACKAMEGVQVINGLECKMSCSSYKISYVLDTEDFFHRKKKQKKSTNLSLDKSSQNRIERFHRFLSASI, from the exons ATGAAGCGGATTAGGGATGATCTTTACGCAACCGGGTCTCAATTCAAACGTCCTTCGGGCTCTTCTCGTGGCGAATC ATATGGGCAATCTCCAGTACCTGGAAACGGTGGAACTGGAGGAGGGAGCATTGCTGACGGCGAAGTTAGCAATCAGAAATTGACAACCGATGATGCTTTGACCTACTTAAAGGAAGTTAAGGAGATGTTTCAAGATCAAAGGGACAAATATGATATGTTCCTTGAGGTTATGAAAGACTTTAAGGCACAAAG GACCGATACATCTGGTGTGATTGCACGAGTCAAGGAGTTGTTTAAGGGGCATAACaatttgatttttgggtttaataCGTTTTTGCCCAAGGGGTTTGAAATAAcacttgatgaagaagaagaagagcctcCACCTAGGAAAACTGTTGAATTTGAAGAAGCCatcagttttgtaaataaaattaag AAACGGTTCCAGCACGATGAACTTGTCTATAGGTCTTTCCTGGACATCTTAAATATGTATCGGAAGGATAATAAGGACATCACTGAGGTGTACAATGAG GTTTCTACTCTTTTTGAGGACCACTCGGATTTGCTTGAAGAGTTTACTAGGTTTTTGCCAGACTCATTGGCCCCTCATACAGCAGCCCAGTTACTCCGGAGTCAGGCCCAACGGTATGATGACCGAAGATCTGGCCCTCCTCTTGTGCGTAGAATGTTTATGGACAAG GATCGTCGACGAGAAAGGGTTGTTGCTTCTTGGGGTGACCGTGATCATAGTGTTGACCGTTCTGACCTTAATGATGATAAAGCAACGGTTAAAATGCACAGAGATCAGAGGAAACGTATTGATAAGGATAATAGAGAAAGGAGAAGCCGTGATTTCGAAGATGGAGAAGCAGAGCAAGATAACTTGCAACATTTTTCAGAGAAAAGGAAGTCATCTCGAAAAGCTGAGGGTTTTGAAGCTTATTCTGGTCCTGCTTCGAATTCTGagaaaaacaatctaaaaa GCATGTGCAACCAAGCATTTGTGTTTTGTGAGAAAGTCAAGGAGAGATTATGCAGTCAAGAGGATTACCAGTCATTCTTGAGGTGTCTCAATATATTTAGCAAGGGAATTATCCAAAAGAAAGATCTGCAGAATTTG gTTTCAGATCTACTTGGAAAATTCCCTGATCTCATGGATGAGTTCAATCAGTTCTTCGAACGTTGTGAGAGTATTG ATGGTTTCCAGCACCTCGCTGGTGTTATGAGCAAAA AATCACTTAGcagtgaagaacaagtatctaGGTCAGTTAAGGgggaggaaaaagaaagagaacacaAACGCGACCTTGAGGCTGCTAAGGAAAAGGAGCGATCCAAGGACAAGTACATGGGGAAATCTATTCAAGAGCTTGATCTATCTGATTGTGAGCGTTGCACTCCTAGCTACCGGCTTCTCCCTCCAGAT TATCCGACACCGTCGGTGCGCCACAGACAAAAATCAGGAGCTGCTGTGTTAAATGATCACTGGGTTTCTGTCACTTCAGGAAGTGAAGACTACTCTTTCAAACACATGCGCAGAAACCAGTATGAAGAAAGCTTGTTTAGATGTGAAGATGATAG ATTTGAGTTAGATATGTTGTTGGAATCTGTGGGATCTGCTGCCAAAAGTACAGAAGAATTGTTGAATATCATCATTGAGAAGAAAATAAGTTTAGAGGGCTCCTTCCGGATTGAAGACCACTTATCAG CCCTTAATTTAAGGTGCATAGAGAGGCTTTATGGTGACCATGGTCTTGACGTGACAGACATGATACGTAAGAATCCAGCCTCTGCTCTTCCTGTAATTCTAACTCGATTGAAGCAGAAACAAGATGAATGGACAAAATGCCGGGAAGGTTTTAATGTTGTCTGGGCGGATGTGTATGCGAAAAACCATTACAAATCACTTGATCACCGGAGCTTCTATTTTAAGCAGCAAGATTCCAAGAACTTGAGTGCAAAAG CGCTGGTGTCTGAAATCAAGGACCTGAAAGAGAAGTctcaaaaagaagatgatgttctTCTGTCTATATCTGCTGGTTACAGACAACCAATAATTACTCAACTCGAGTACGAATATATCGACAGAACTATTCATGAAGATCTGTTCAAGTTAGTCCAATTTTCGTGTGAGGAGATATGTTCTTCAAAAGAGCAGATCGGTAAAGTTCTGAGGCTCTGGGCTAATTTCGTGGAGCTGATGCTTGGTGTTCCATCCAGGGCCAAGGGGTCAGATTCTGTTGAAGTAGTTGTAGAAACCAAGCATCACAGTGCATTTACAAGCAAGGCGGCTAATGTGAGTTCTGACGCGATAGGTTTGGTTTCCAGGAAACTAAACTTGGCTGCTAATGGAGATGAGCATGCTTCATCTGGGGTCTCCAAAAATGGCAGGACTGGTTTGTTGAATAAGGATTCTTCAGGGAAAGAAATTCGTAAGGATGTTGATCCTGCTAATAAAGATGTTGCCACCTGTGCTGAAAACCCCCAAAAAGATCAAGAAATTGGAAATGGAGCTGATAAAGGATCTGGAGATGTTGATGAAAGAGTAGCGACGTCATGTGCAGCTGTCCCAAGTGCGGTAGAAAACAATAATGGCAAAGTCAGAAGCGGAGACTCGTCAG AGGGCATTTTATCCAAACCAAGTGAAGCTATAGATAAAGTTGATACCATTCAACGTACGCAG GGAGACGCTATTGGCAGAACTATAGTTTCAGCAAATGGAGTGCAGTCAGATGCTTCTAAAGCCAACAGTAATTATGATGAATCTGGTGGTCCAGCCAAAATTGAGAAGGAGGAAGGTGAATTATCACCTATTGGTGATTCTGAAGACAACTTTGTTGTTTATGAAGATCATGATGTGAATGCTACTGCCAAACCAGAACATATAGTTGAAGCTGAAGGAGAAAATGATGAGGATGCTGACG ctgaagaagaaaatgatgaggATGCTGACGGTGAGGATGGTGATGATGCTTCAGAAGCTGGTGAGGATGCGTCGGGAACTGAATCTATTGGTGATGAATGTTCACAGGAAGATAATGGCGTGGAGGAAGAGGGTGAGCATGATGAGATTGATGGTAAAGCTGAAAGTGAAGGAGAGGCAGAGGGAATGGAGTCACATCTtatagaagaagacaaagggtTGTTTCCATCATCAGAACGAGTTCTATTATCCGTTAAGCCTCTTTCAAAGCATGTTGCTGCAGCGGCGTTGCTTgatgagagaaacaaagaatgcAGAGTTTTCTACGCGAATGAAGACTTTTATGTTCTTTTCAGGCTTCATCGA TTCCTGTACGAGAGAATTTTGTCTGCAAAAAGATATTGCACAGGAGGTGAAACGAAACTGAGAAACACGAAAGATAAAAATTCACCAGATCATTATGCAAG GTTTATGAATGCTCTGTTTAGTCTGCTTAATGGCTCAACTGATAATTCCAAGTTTGAGGATGAATGCCGAGCTATTATTGGAAACCAGTCATATGTTTTATTCACCCTGGAGAAACTGATATACAAATTGGTTAAACAG CTTCAAGCTGTTGTAGCTGACGATATGGACAATAAGCTTCTTCAGTTGTATGAGTATGAGAATTCCCGGAAACATGGTAGGGTAATTGACTCTGTATATTATGAAAACGCTAGGATCCTCCTTCACGAGGAAAACATATATCGGTTGGAATGT TCTTCCTCTCCACCTTGTTTGTCAATCCAGCTTATGGATAACATAACCGAAAAGCCCGAGGCTTCTGCAGTTACCATGGATCCCACTTTTGCAAGTTATTTGAAAAATGAGTTTCTCTCCAACTCATCAGGGAAGAAAGAGCTACAAGACATTGTATTACAAAG GAACATCCGTGGATACAGCGGTCTGGATGATCTTGCAGTAGCTTGCAAGGCCATGGAAGGTGTACAAGTAATCAATGGCCTTGAGTGCAAGATGTCTTGCTCTTCCTATAAG ATTTCGTATGTTTTGGACACAGAGGATTTCTTCcacaggaagaagaaacagaagaagagcaCGAACTTGTCACTGGATAAATCATCAcaaaatagaatagaaagatTCCACAGGTTTCTCTCAGCTTCAATATAA
- the LOC104772262 gene encoding paired amphipathic helix protein Sin3-like 1, with protein sequence MNRTGDSSVASNLQPVRTRTLSEALSFVLEVQETFRDQSNKYKTFLKIVKDWQEEKRENRVDFPAMVARVKEVFNGHKNLIIGLNGFLLPADKIPLDDEDDNEEEGSVMSTARHY encoded by the exons ATGAATCGGACTGGTGATTCAAGTGTGGCTTCAAACTTACA GCCTGTAAGAACAAGAACATTAAGTGAAGCTTTGTCATTCGTTCTGGAAGTGCAAGAGACGTTTCGTGATCAAAGTAACAAATATAAAACCTTCCTCAAGATAGTGAAGGACTGGCAAGAAGA aaagagagagaacaggGTTGATTTTCCTGCTATGGTTGCTCGAGTGAAGGAGGTGTTCAATGGACACAAAAACTTAATCATCGGACTTAACGGATTTTTGCTACCTGCGGATAAAATACCTcttgatgatgaggatgacaatgaagaagaaggctcaGTTATGTCCACCGCAAGACACTATTGA